The following proteins are encoded in a genomic region of Pseudodesulfovibrio mercurii:
- the cutA gene encoding divalent-cation tolerance protein CutA codes for MSASFVYMTCASPGEAEAIGTMLVEKRLAACANILPGMRSVYWWRGRMERAEETVLIAKTRTDLVEALTDAVKAAHGYEVPCVVALPVTGGNPDFLRWIEDETGEP; via the coding sequence ATGTCCGCATCGTTCGTCTACATGACCTGCGCGAGCCCCGGCGAGGCCGAGGCCATCGGGACCATGCTCGTGGAGAAACGGCTGGCCGCCTGCGCCAACATTCTGCCCGGCATGCGCTCCGTCTACTGGTGGCGGGGCCGCATGGAGCGGGCCGAGGAGACGGTCCTCATCGCCAAGACCCGCACCGACCTGGTGGAGGCGCTGACCGACGCCGTCAAGGCGGCCCACGGCTACGAGGTTCCCTGCGTGGTCGCGCTGCCCGTCACCGGCGGCAACCCGGACTTCCTCCGCTGGATCGAGGACGAGACCGGGGAACCGTGA
- the nth gene encoding endonuclease III, whose product MNRKERAAEIFARLSRRYPAPKPALAYTNAWELLVATALSAQCTDERVNMVTPVFFERWPSIEDAAEADVAEIEEVVRSTGFFRNKAKNIKAAATRIMEVYNGEVPRTMAELITLGGVARKTASIVLANAFGVNEGIAVDTHVKRLAFRMGLTTKTEPVQIEKDLMPLFPRETWGDVNHLLVFFGREVCPARKPHCDVCELNDICPKKGVA is encoded by the coding sequence ATGAACAGGAAAGAACGCGCAGCCGAAATTTTCGCCCGCCTGTCCCGGCGGTACCCCGCCCCCAAACCGGCCCTAGCCTACACCAACGCCTGGGAACTGCTGGTGGCCACGGCCCTGTCCGCCCAGTGCACGGACGAACGGGTGAACATGGTCACCCCGGTCTTCTTCGAACGCTGGCCGTCCATCGAGGACGCGGCCGAGGCCGACGTGGCCGAGATCGAGGAGGTGGTCCGCTCCACGGGCTTTTTCCGCAACAAGGCCAAGAACATCAAGGCCGCGGCCACCCGGATCATGGAGGTCTACAACGGCGAGGTGCCCCGGACCATGGCCGAGCTGATCACCCTTGGCGGCGTGGCCCGCAAGACCGCGTCCATCGTCCTGGCCAACGCCTTCGGCGTGAACGAGGGCATCGCCGTGGACACCCACGTGAAGCGGCTGGCCTTCCGCATGGGGCTGACCACCAAGACCGAGCCCGTGCAGATCGAAAAGGACCTCATGCCCCTCTTCCCTCGCGAGACCTGGGGCGACGTCAACCACCTGCTGGTCTTCTTCGGCCGGGAGGTCTGCCCGGCGCGCAAGCCCCACTGCGACGTCTGCGAACTGAACGACATCTGTCCGAAAAAGGGGGTCGCGTAA